The following nucleotide sequence is from Paenibacillus odorifer.
ATTGCCCCTCCTGTATAAAACGTTATTCATTTCTTCAGTATACCTTACAAAAAAAGCCACGTCCTAAGGACGCAGCTTACTAAATTACCGATTACTTGCTTCCCAGCGCGCTACTTCTTCCCGAACACGTGGGGCCACTTCGGTGCCCAGCAGTCTAATCGCCTGCATAACATCCTCATGCGGCATCGTGCCGTGCGGCACATGTAAAAAGAATCGCGTAATTCCCACATGCTTGCGCAGATGAATGATTTTATTAGCAACAGTTTCTGGATCACCTACGTAAAGGGCGCCATCTAAGCTGCACGCTGCATCATAATCTGCACGATGGTACGGAGGTGTTCCTTTTTCCTTCGCCCGCACATTGGTCCGGGCATGCGTTGAAGGGAAAAATTTCTCCAGCGCTAACTGATTAGTCTCCGCTATAAACCCGTGTGAATGCGAAGCGATTGGAAATTTTGAAATATCATGCCCGGCTTCAGCTGCTGCTTTTTTGTAAAGCTGTACATGTGACGCATAATCCAGCGGTAGAACATTCCCTATAATCGCTAAAACAAAAGGCAAACCTAGTGATCCTGTGCGGATCGCAGACTCTGGACTTCCTGCACTCCCGATCCAAATCGGTAAAGGATCTTGAACCGGACGCGGATAAATCCCCAAATTTTCTATAGCTGCTCGGTGTTTGCCTTTCCAGGTCACTTTTTCTGACTTTTGGATGGCTAATAACAATTCCAGCTTCTCATTAAACAGTTCTTCATAATCCTTCAGATCATATCCGAATAGAGGAAAAGACTCTGTAAACGAACCCCGGCCGATCATAATCTCCGCACGTCCGTTCGAAATTCCGTCCAGCGTTGCAAAGTCCTGAAACACACGCACCGGATCGGCTGAAGACAGGATCATTACAGCACTGCTCAACCGGATCTTAGTAGTCAACGAAGCAGCTGCAGCCAGTACAACCGCAGGTGAAGATGCCGCATAATCATGCCGATGATGCTCACCTACTCCGTATACATCTAATCCCACCTCTTCGGCAAGTACAATTTCCTCCACTACTTCACGTAGTCGTTCTGCATGACTTATTGTCTCACCCGTTTGGACATCAGGTGTGGTCTCGACAAATGTGCTTACTCCAAGTTCCACTATTCATTTCCTCCTAATATTCTGCACGATGCATTATTCTCTGGATGTAAAAAACCATAAAGGGACTACCTAATTATTCTAACTAATTTAGTTCCCTTCGACTATAATCGAAGTTCATCTAATTAGATCCCCCTCACTATAGATCGGACTGAGGAGCCGTTATTTTAATAATTTCATTCATTTTGCTAAATTATCGGACTTAGATGCAGCTATTCGTGTAAAGTAGCTTCCATAATGTGTGTTTTTATGGAAATAAGCGCAATACAGTCCGAAACTATCGTAAAATCAACTAAAAAGTGAAAATAGCTGCAATACGGTCCGAACAAACAAAACCTCGTGTGAACTGACTACAATACAACAATTATACTGGGACTTTGCCGCCAATGTGCAAGAGTGTAGCTAATGTTAGGTAACGACGAAGTTAGTTTAATTGCCTCTACCGCAAACGCACAGTGTAGCTAATGCGAGGTTACGACGAAGTTTGTTTAATTGTATTTTGTGCAACTATATACGCTTTGAAGGTAGCCTTTGTGGATTTAGTTGCACTCTGTACACTTAAATACGAGCATTTGCCTCAATATGGCGGGATTCTAGAATAATAGTTGTAAAATATGCAATTAAACTGCCCCAAAGCTGCGAGCATAAGAGCTTAATTGTACTTTTTACAACTATTTTGCTTTTTTAATGAGAATTGAGAGGATGCTGCTAGTGCGATGTAATCGCGATGTAATAGCAATGTAATTAGCAATGTAATTAGCAATGTAATTAGCGAAGTAATCGCAATAAATGCAAAAACAAAAAAAAGACCACTAATCACCTAAACACAGACGATTAGCGGCCGGTCAAATCCAAGCTAGTTTGCATTCCCAATACTCGGAGTTATCGGCTTATCCAGCGATTTCGGTGGTTTGCTTGGGTTTATCCCTACGCCGATCCGACCGAATACATACGCTCCGCCAGGAATTCGATTCGCTAAATTCATTATAA
It contains:
- a CDS encoding LLM class flavin-dependent oxidoreductase, which gives rise to MELGVSTFVETTPDVQTGETISHAERLREVVEEIVLAEEVGLDVYGVGEHHRHDYAASSPAVVLAAAASLTTKIRLSSAVMILSSADPVRVFQDFATLDGISNGRAEIMIGRGSFTESFPLFGYDLKDYEELFNEKLELLLAIQKSEKVTWKGKHRAAIENLGIYPRPVQDPLPIWIGSAGSPESAIRTGSLGLPFVLAIIGNVLPLDYASHVQLYKKAAAEAGHDISKFPIASHSHGFIAETNQLALEKFFPSTHARTNVRAKEKGTPPYHRADYDAACSLDGALYVGDPETVANKIIHLRKHVGITRFFLHVPHGTMPHEDVMQAIRLLGTEVAPRVREEVARWEASNR